In Rutidosis leptorrhynchoides isolate AG116_Rl617_1_P2 chromosome 6, CSIRO_AGI_Rlap_v1, whole genome shotgun sequence, the DNA window GCTAGAATAGCACCACTCACGGTTAAATAAACATAAACCAAAACTACAAACACTGCAATCATCTCACAAGACAGTACTGGACACTAACACAACTTTACGGCCCACTTTTTGACGGTCTATTCTCCAGGTACTGCAACACCTTGCTTCAGTTTCTCCCTCTTCAACTTCTTCTTGGAGACTGGCTTCTTTTTTCTCGGAGGCAGGGTCTTTTGGGCATACATGTACAGCGCATAGTTTCCAACAAGAAACGTAATCAGTAGCCCACCAACAACCAGCAAAACAATCAATCCTGGGTTGAATCCTGTGGCTTTTGCATCCTTGAATTGCTGCCAGTAAACAATTGAGTAAATATGACGTTTTAGAAAATGAATAGTAAATAAGTGAACATCAGGATAACAAAGGGTATTTAAGGTATTTGATTATTAGAGAATGGGTAACGAATAGCTATATTTCACACCCAAAAATGTGTTTTTTAGGAAAATGATGAACCTTATGCTAAATAGTGGGATCAAATTCATCATCAACTACCTCACCCTACTCACCaacatcccaaaaaaaaaaaaaggctccACCACTACAATTGGTTTGAGCAGAGATAGTATCTTCTATGCATTATCTTTGTCTCACACACACTTATCGAGCCACCTAGAACAACTGATAAGTTATTCTTCCGTGGATATAGAGAAGAACGAACCATTCAAAGAGGATACACTCTATCACCTACTCATAAACCTCATCCATCACAATTGATTAATTTCATCTAACTAACAAGGTGACGATATTTATCAAACATAACACATTCCAGTTAAATTATACTACAATCATTAGCAAATATAAACATGAACAGGATAATCGCTTCCAAAATATACTGAGTGTGGTCAGAAACTATCAGGAAAAAACCCTAAATTTTACTTCAATTTGAAATGTAAGCTCAATTTCACAAACATAAACTACACTTCCACGGATCAAATTCTCAAAATCACAAACAATTACACAACACACACAAAATAAATCAGTTGTACATACAAAGGAGACTCAATTCGAACAAAGATAAAAAAATGTTCTGCATGAACGAAATCATATATAGACACACGATACAAACCCTAGCTTAAAGGAAGGGAAATATATATCATCAAATTGAACTTAAACAGAtcgtaaaaaataaaaattcatatctgATTGTTGAAAAATAAACAATAAATTACGAGAtctgtaaaatgaagatacaaactaacCGATCGATCAAACGAAGGATCCGAATCGTGATCCATGAAACGGATTTAATGAAATTGCGAGATCGAGTTTCCGACAGCGCCTTATGGAGGGTTCTATCTTCTATGTGAACTCACATAATGTGGTTTTTGTGAGTTATTGAGTCGAACTTGATTTCTATTTTGACCcttgaattttaattttttttttgctcaATGAAACACAAACAAGTATTTTGGTTAATCGCGCGTTGCGGCGGCGAACCCTTTATTTTTTATATATCACTAATTAGCCAGATTTTCGTTGTACACAACCTATCTTTTAAATTAAATACTTAAATATTAATAACCATAAAAAATGAAAGATAAAGTATGTTTCAAATAAATAACTAAAATAGCTAAAATCAACATAATTTGAATATTCTTTTTATTGGAATAGTAAATTGTGAGAGTAGAAAAAAAATATCGTAAAGAAAAAGAGCAGGTAAATTAAaagattttttaaaaaaatattaaaaagaaGTGGTAAAGAAAAAATAAATTAGTCATGTACAAATTATAAAAAAAGTTACATTGAAAAAAGAATTTAGAAATAATAGAATGGGAGTGAGTGATTAggggaaaaaaaaaattaaggggTGCATtatgaaaaatttaataaaatgAAGAAAAAATGGGTAAAAAGTAAAATAGAATAAAAAGATAGGGGTAGCCGGGTCTCGAACCCTTGACCCATTGATGTATAACTCGAATGGTTAGCCAGTAAACCATTGATACTTTTGTTTTTAAGTGACAAATGTTTAGTACTTAACCTTTAAAAAGTCATTTTCAAAGAGGCCAAAAACAGCCAAGGtttttacccttgaatgtaatggaTATTACAAAATAGTCCTAATTAAATAGTGTCATTTTTTTGTCTTCTTTTGTTTTTCaaatgaatatatgtataatatagtattaaattaaattaaatatattatgagTATTTAAAAGAGTGAATTGTATTGTACTTTAGAAGAAACTAGAAAATGGGCCTGCGCGATGCCGCGGGGCCTttgggttgcgtattcatagttaacggagcgtattATAGGTGTGTATGTATGCCATTCAactagaaaaatttaactcgcaccgagcgagaagatagggcccgttaaaaattcgggtggaattagtttattttattttaatgaaattatatatttacactttctacctcCGAAAAAATGTAAACTTGAAGGGTCGTTGTGTAAACTGAGTCAAAGTTGAGGGACCGAttgcagtgtgaacgcaaactcaaaacgacaatccgaaaCAGCTGAAACGACGAAATTTGGTGTGACAAATAGTGTACAGGATAACTACATGCAATTTTTATTTTGGAAAATATATGAatagtgttataattcagtaggcttataactacctttagtgggttTGTTCTTAACTATAGGttactaataaacttaaaataagagagagtaaaagaatggtgatatatgaaatatattctATGTGTGCATCTTATGCAAATCACTTCCTTTggtatttataatacaataatttacTGTGCAGTTAGGTAGAATAATAATACATCCGTGATTTGATTCAAATTTGTCAGTCACATGTTTTCTGTCTTtatcacaacactcccccttggatgacattgTTTTAAAGAGCAACTTAGtaatgcctcgttaaaaaccttgctaaagaaaatccagtgggaaaaaactttagttaagggaaaaagagtgcagcatagagttgactcccccttaagtagacatcgttgagcttttacatcttttgaacatgcctcatgccaatattgtgaacgtgtgttctgaaaatagcagttggaagtgctttggtgaaaagatcggcagagtttttgctggattgaacatatctcatttcaatctggttgtctttgatgagatcttgagtatatgagaagaatctaggaggtatgtgtttcgttcggtcacttttgatatatccttctttcatctgtgctatgcaagctgcattatcttcatagatagttgttgggcttttatcgtattctagtccacaagaatcagtaatgagttgtgtcattgatctcgaccaaaaacattcccgagtagcttcatgtaatgcaatcacttcggcatgatttgatgatgttgtaacaagtgtttgttttttagaacgccatgatattgcggtaccgccatttaggaatacatatccagtttgagatttggctttatgtggatcagataaataacctgcatctgcataaccagctaaatcttgttttgaatcgttagaataaaataatcctaaatcagtagttcctcgaaggtatcgaaatacgtgtttgatcccattcaagtgtcttttggtaggagctgagttgaaccttgccaacaaattaactgcaaaagaaatgtcaggtcttgtacaaattgtaagatacataagagctccaattgcactaagatatggtacttctggtcccaggatatcttcatgatcttcacagggacaaaatggatcagtgtcaatattaagtgatctaacaaccataggagtacttaatggttttgccttgttcatattgaaacgttttaaaatcttttctgtataagttttttgatgtacaagtaaaccattaggcatatgctcaatctgcaaaccaaggcaatacttggtttttccgagatctttcatttcaaattctttctttaggagttgaatggcttcatggatctctttatttgtacctatgatgttaagatcatcgacataaacagctatgatcacatatccagatgttgttctcttaatgaatacacatgtgcaaataagattatttgtataccctttgcttatcaagtaatcacttaatcgcttataccacatgcgacccaattgtttcaacccatataaagacctttgtaatttgattgagtacatttctttgggttttgcattggatgcttctgataccttaatcataaaattgttatttacatgattaagtgtttccaacatgttaagcaatcaaacttgttaagacttgattaattgaaataggtttcatatagacaattgaccacccaagttgaccggtgattcacgaacgttaaaacttgtaaaaactatatgatgacatatatatggttatatatatatttaacatgatattatgataagtaagtatctcattaggtattttaacaatgagttatatacataaaaatgagactattaaattaagaaactcgaaaacgatatatataaagattatcgttataacaacgtcttactaagtacatatgaatcatattaagatattgacacacttggttaattatgttaaatgataaataaatatatcattaagtgtattaacaatgaactacatatgtaaaaataagactgctaacttaatgattttgaatcgagacatatacgtaacgattatcgttgtaacgacatttaactgtatgtatattatactaagatatattatatatcataatatcatgataatgtaacaatttaacatctctttaaatataataaacaatgggttaacaacatttaacaagatcgttaacctagaggttttaaaacaacatttacatgtaacgactaacgatgacttaacgactcagttaaaatgtatttacatgtagtgttttaatatgtattcatacaattttgaaagacttcaagacacttatcaaagtacttctacttaacaaaaatgcttacaattacatcctcgttcagttccatcaacaattctactcgtatgcacccgtattcgtattcgtacaatacacagcttttagatgtatgtactattggtatatacactccaatgatcagctcttagcagcccttgtgagtcacctatcacatgtgagaaccatcatttggcaactagcatgaaatatctcataaaattacaaaaatattagtaatcattcatgacttatttacatgtaaacaaaattacacatcctttatatctaatccatatacaatcgaccaaaaacacctacaaacactttcattcttcaattttcttcatctaattgatctctaatgggcaggggaatactaatgggcagggccgcggaagagttttcaatattaatacggtagaagcgcaagaagacccggagcttgttacgggtacgtttctcattgacaataaatctgcttatgttttatttgattcgggtgcggatagaagctatatgagtagagatttttgtgctaaactaagttgttcaccgacgcccttcgataataaatttttactcgaattagcaaacggtaaattaattacagcagataatatatgtcggaatcgagaaattaaactggttagcgaaacatttaagattgacttgataccagtatagttagggagttttgatgtgataatcggtatggactggttgaaagaagtaaaagcagagatcgtttgttacaaaaatgcaattcgcattatacgagaaaaaggaaaacccttaatggtgtacggagaaaagagcaacgcgaagttaaatcttattagtaacctaaaggcacaaaaactaataagaaaaggttgctatgctgtgctagcacacgttgagaaaggtcaatttcgaagaaaagaacatcaatgatattcccgtcacaaaagaatttcccgatgtatttccgaaagaattaccgggactacctccacaccgatctattgaatttcaaatagaccttgtaccgggagctgcaccaatagctcgtgctccatacagactcgcacccagtgaaatgaaggaacttcagagccaattacaagaacatttagagcgtggtttcattcgaccaagcacatcaccatggggagctcttgttttgtttgtcaagaagaaggatggtacatataggttatgtatcgactactaagagttgaacaaacttaccatcaagaaccgctacccactaccgagaatcgatgacttatttgatcaactacaaggctcatcggtttattctaagattgatttacgttatgggtatcatcaaatgcgggtgaaggaggatgatattccaaagactgcttttaggacgcgttacggtcattacgagtttatggttatgccgtttgggttgactaacgcaccagctgtgttcatggacctcatgaaccgagtgtgtggaccataccttgacaagtttgtcattgttttcatcgatgacatacttatttactcaaagaatgactaagagtatgaagaacatttgagaaaagtgctagagttgttaaggaaggaaaaactgtacgctaagttttcaaagtgtgcattttggttggaagaagttcaattcctcggtcacatagtgaataaagaaggtattcaggtggatccagcaaagattgaaactgttgaaaaatgggaaaccccgaaaactccgaagcatatacgccaatttttaggactagctggttactacagaaggttcatccacgatttttccagaatagcaaaacccttgactgcattaacgcataaagggaggaaatttgaatggaaggatgaacaagagaaagtgtttcaattgttaaagaaaaagttaactacgacacctatattatcattacctgaagggaatgatgattttgtgatatattgtgacgcttcaaagcaaggtctcggttgtgtattaatgcaacgaacgaaggtaattgcttatgcgtctagacaattgaagattcacgagcagaattatacgacgcatgatttggaattaggtgcggttgtttttgcattaaagacttggaggcactacttatatggggtcaaaagtattatatataccgaccacaaaagtcttcaacacatatttaatcagaaacaactgaacatgagaccgcgcaggtggattgaattgttaaatgattacgactttgagattcgttaccacccgagaaagccaaatgtggtagccgacgccttgagcagaaaggacagagaacccattcgagtaaaagctatgaatataatgattcacaataaccttactactcaaataaaggaggcgcaacaaggagttttaaaagagggaaatttaaaggatgaaatacccaaaggatcggagaagcatcttaatattcgagaagatggaacccgatatagggctgaaagaatttgggtaccaaaatttggagatatgagagaaatggtacttagagaagctcataaaaccagatactcaatacaccctggaatgggaaagatgtacaaggatctcaagaaacatttttggtggccgggtatgaaagccgattttgctaaatacgtaagagaatgtttgacgtgttctaaggtcaaagctaagcatcagaaactatcaggtctacttcaacaacccgaaatcccggaatggaaatgggaaaacattaccatggatttcatcactaaattgccaaggactgcaagtggttttgatactatttggctaatagttgatcgtctcaccaaatcagcacacttcctgccaataaaagaagatgacaagatggagaagttaacacgattgtatttaaaggaagtcgtctccagacatggaataccaatctctattatctctgatagggatggcagatttatttcaagattctggcagacattacagcaagcattaggaactcgtctagacatgagtactgcttatcatccacaaattgatgggcagagtgaaaggacgatacaaacgcttgaatacatgctacgagcatgcattattgatttcgaaaacaattgggatcgacacattcagttagcagaattttcctataacaatagctaccattcaagcattgagatggcaccgtttgaagcactctatggtagaaagtgcaggtctccgatttgttggagtgaagtgggggatatacagattacgggtccggagataatacaagaaactaccgagaagatcatccaaattcaacaacggttgaaaaccgcccaaagtagacaaaagagctacgctgacattaaaagaaaagatatagaatttgaaattggagagatggtcatgcttaaggttgcaccttggaaaggcgttgtttgatttggtaaatgaggaaaattgaatccaaggtatataggaccattcaagattattgatcgtgtcggaccagtagtttaccgacttgaattaccacaacaactcgcggctgtacataacactttccacgtctcaaatttgaagaaatgttttgctaaagaagatctcactattatgttagatgaaatccaaatcaacgaaaaacttcaattcgtcgaagaacctgtcgaaataatggatcgtgaggttaaaagacttaagcaaaacaagataccaatttttaaggttcgatggaatgctcatagaggacctgagttcacctgggaacgagaagatcagatgaagaagaaatacccgcacttatttccagaagatacgtcaacacctccaactgtttaaaatttcgggacgaaatttatttaacgggtaggtactgtagtgacccgaacttttccatgtttatatatattaaatgaaattgttatttacatgattaaatgtttccaacatgttaagcaatcaaacttgttaagacttgattaattgaaataggtttcatatagacaattgaccacccaagttgaccggggattcacgaacgttaaaacttgtaaaaactatatgatgacatatatatggttatatatatagctaacatgatattatgataagtaagtatctcattaggtattttaacaatgagttatatacataaaaatgagactattgaattaagaaactcgaaaacgatatatataacgattatcgttataacaacgtcttactaagtacatatgaatcatattaagatattgatacacttggttaattatgttaaatgataagtaaatatatcattaagtgtattaacaatgaactacatatgtaaaaataagactactaacttaatgatttcgaatcgagacatatacgtaacgattatcgttgtaacgacatttaactgtatatatatcatactaagatatattatatatcataatatcatgataatgtaacaatttaacatctttttaaatataataaacaatgagttaacaacatttaacaagatcgttaacctaaaggttttaaaacaacatttacatgtaacgactaacgatgacttaacgacttagttaaaatgtatttacatgtagtgttttaatatgtattcatacacttttgaaagacttcaagacacttatcaaagtacttctacttaacaaaaatgcttacaattacatcctcgttcagtttcatcaacaattctactcgtatgcacccgtattcgtactcatacaatacacatcttttatatgtatgtactattggtatatacactccaatgatcagctcttagcagctcatgtgagtcacctaacacatgtgggaaccattatttggcaactagcatgaaatatctcataaaattacaaaaatattagtaatcattcatgacttatttacatgtaaacaaaattacacatcctttatatctaatccatataccaatgaccaaaaacacctacaaacactttcattcttcaattttcttcatctaattgatctctctcaagttctatcttcaagttctaagtgttcttcataaattctataagttctagtttcataaaatcaagaatacttccaagtttgctagcttacttccaatcttgtaaagtgatcatccagcctcaagaaatctttcttatttacagtaagatatctttataatataaggtaatactcatattcaaactttgtgaaACGACCCAacacgtatttaaaccggcccataaattttttttctttaatacattaatatttaggtcccatttatgtttccaaaaacatctttaacacaacaATAAGTTCAATaagccttaaaacatttaatacatagtttaaatatccgaacgagcatggtgattgggaatacactacccaatcctaataactccaaaagcacacttctaaagcaactacgcgagtccactagtccccatgcttacccgagccacctcctccatgcaaatctataaaaatgtaaacaacgagagggtaagctaacgcttagtgagtgaaaatatactacatacatatatatgcataaaatggacacgccacataaataaacaaatacctcataccggagcatccaagcataaaggcaagctaatctaagcataccgtacgatcactaagcaacaagctaataataccatcaataagataagttcaccaacgtcgatgtgaacaacgccaataaactacacccggagggttagctacatcacgacaatacaacattatacgtatacaatatatatatatatatatatatatatatatatatatatatatatatatatatatatatatatatatatatatataactcgaacaatataatatgctcacgcttacaacacaataaccatggttaaccaatcgtacaagggaatggcgcccgcgaaaggccatcggagttcacaacatccattagtgtacttagcacctcgtatcactaacccccgggtggcatcttaacacctcgatacttcaccctcgggtggcgtcttaacacctcgacacttcaccctttattatggagtggtgtcttaacacctcgacacttcactcctaggtggtatcttaacacctcgatgcttcacctcgagtggcatcttaacacctcgatgcttcactcgtcacgtaaaacatggtgtcttagcacctcaacacttcacatctcacgctacaacaaatagatacattatatacctacacatataattattccactcacaaaattaacccttcgtcattggggttatataagtccacatcacaatattaacccttcgccattggggttatataatccacatcacacgcccatgtgataacgtacacacaaagtgtgcacctcgccaaggtggtcaaccaaaaacgcacaaccgtgccaattggatctatacacaagtccaacaattccacctatacgagaagtgaGCACTATaaacgagaaccccttcacccgacccgcacccatcctacacatacatatgcatataggatattaacactcaccttgaagtcttgatggatgccaaaccaaaatccgcaatcgccgatggaatgtacctattccatttatcacaaataCAAATAAcaaaattagggtggatttacaaatcaacccaaattgacaactagtgcaattttgacccaaatgcacttccaagtacaaaccgtgcccaaattaaccaataatcactaacgcaagtgagaatggtcctaatacgccaattagacccaatcataggtgttaaacacctatcttgcccaaaatgacacttaaaccctattttgacccataagaagtcaacattTCGCCAtgaacaagttttgacaccaaaacatatttaactcgggtttatacttcaacttaatccattttaagtttataaaccttattaaatcgacaattgggtcataatcatcaccaaactctaattttgactctaatcaaaattagtcaaccacatgaaccctaaaggcttccaacacctcaacaatcactaaatactagtgattaccctttgcaagtcttacaaacttacacttgttcaacaaactcaaaacccgccaataataacaataaacccgaatcttggtgttaatcttcaattaacaactaaatgggttccatctatgaacatacacgccaaaagccccaaatttgaatgatgaacacgaaaatgaaatttggagttagagcttaccgctagtatcaccttgtagctaagaacgaggagaacaaacttatctcttacgctttcgatcaaaacccgcttcttcctttccaaaaatccctttgaatcaattgaggtgtttgagagaaaatgaagaagaaaaggaaaaagataaaagGAAATAAAATGgatggatgagattaagatctcaaatctggctcaaatgcgaaatgaccaaaatgcccttgaacatcttttaaaatcacaaaactggtaccagtccgccctgattgtcgcgccgcggcctcaatcgtcgcgccgcgacatataacgtggTCTGGTGGTTTCCTTGACATGCCTCCTGACTTTGAAACTAGttaatcgtcgcgccgcgaccctCTCTGTTACGGCCGCGACCTTCTGCAGagtctgattctgactctgaatttcagggactgaacttgcctaactctgattctgatgtaaattctgaaaatgcataagtgttaggttcacttttagtggcgctttctgctgCACACATTTTCttacactttcaggaacattttctgatacaCTAAAATCCGGGGTGTtacactttgattcaatttctataactataacaatcttatttcgagtggaaatcttacttgaacttgttttcgtgtcatgattttgcttcaagaactttcaagccatccaaggatcctttgaagctagatctatttttctcatttccaataggtttttccacaaaacctgaggtagtaataatgttcataacatcattcgattcatatatataaaactaccttattcgaaggtttaaacttgtaatcactagaacatagtttagttaattctaaacttgttcacaaacaaaagttaatccttctaacttgacttttaaaatcaactaaacacatgttatatatctatatgatatgctaacttaatgatttaaaacctgaaaacaccaaaaacaccgtaaaaccggatatacgccgtcgtagtaacaccgcgggatgttttgggtttgataattaaaaactatgataaactttgatttaaaagttgttcttctgggaaaatgatttttcttatgaacatgaaactatatctaaaaatcatggttaaactcaaagtggaagtatgtttttcaaaatggtcatcaagacgccgttctttcgactgaaatgactacctcttacaaaaatgacttgtaacttatatttctgactataaatctatactttttatgtttagattcataaaatagacttcaatatgaaaccatagcaattttattcactcaaaacggatttaaaacgaagaagttatgggtaaaacaagattggatatttttttttattgttgtagctacgggaaatattgtaacaattctatacaaatcatatcctagctaacttatattgtattatacatgtattctaatatattatgtaatcttgggataccatagacacgtatgcaaatgttttgacatatcatatcgacccatctatatatattatttagaacaaccatatatactctatatgcagtaatgttggagttattatacagggttgaggttgattccaaaaatatatatactttaagttgtgatctagcctgagacgtgtatatactgggtcgtggattgggtcaagataata includes these proteins:
- the LOC139855545 gene encoding DNA-binding protein S1FA-like → MDHDSDPSFDRSQFKDAKATGFNPGLIVLLVVGGLLITFLVGNYALYMYAQKTLPPRKKKPVSKKKLKREKLKQGVAVPGE